CGAAGGCCGAGCTCGATATTGTATCGCCGATTCCCACGGTGGACTTTGGCTTTTTCACTATCCTCGTTGGGACGAACGAAAGCTGGTAACCATCGACGTCGGCAATGCCGTTCTTCATGCCGTACTTCTCTTCAAGAACTGCCTCCACTGTCTTTGCCTTCTCGTTCACCGGGACGTTCATGGCCTTAACCACATCGCCTATGGAACGAACATCCCCGAGCTTTGCCTTGGCGGCGGCCGCTAAAGCCGCAAAGAGCAGCGCATCTCTAACGAACTCGCCCTTATAGGCAGTCAGTGCCAGGTAGTAGCCGTAGGTGTGGAAGTGTACCCTCTTCACCCCAGTTCTCTCGGCAAGTTTGAGCATCGCCTCAGTCACAGCGAGCGGATCAACAGGGTCGTGGGCGAGGAGCTTTTTCGCTAGGGGCTTTTCTCCCACAACCTCCATTATGGACGCAAGCTCCACCTCATTGAGGCCGATGCTGTGGAATGAGCCGAGCACATCAACGAGGGCTTTTCTGACCGTTTCATCTGCTGTGAAGGCGAACTCAAGGTGGACGGGGATGTTTCTTCTTTCCAGAACATCCAGATGCCGCTTCATCTCTTCAAAAGGCTCTCGGTAGTTCTTCTTCGTGAGCGCCTGAAGGCCGCTGATGATGGCGAGCCGGGCGTTTGAGGCTATCTCCTCAAAATGCTCGGTGAACTCGGGTCTTATGTACACGTTCGGGTTGTAGTCGTCAGCCGAGCCTATGAAGCGGTTCTCCCTCGGTGCCTCGAAGTCAAAGGCCCTGAACCCGCGCGGGAACTCGTAGATGTAGTGGATGCAGTTCTCCTCGTCCCCGACGAAGTCCTTCGGGTGGACGAGCCTGAGCTTTCCATCTTCGGTCTTGGGGACATAAATCGGCCCGTCCTTGAAGAGCTCCGCCTGGAGCCTTGACAGCTGGGGAACGTGAGCTATAACCGGAACACCGTAGACTCCACCGAGGAGGTTGGCCATTATTCCAACCTGGCCGCCCATCCTCAGCTCGTCCCAGCCCCAGCGCTTCATGTAGAACCTGACGGTGCAGCTCTCCACGAAGAGTTCCGCGGCCTTGCCCCGGCGGACGCTCCAGAGGATTCCGCCGAGGAGGTGCTCAAGGGAGGTTATCTTCTCGGGGATCTCGTCAGAGTACCTCATGACTTCATCTTTCCCCACACTATTTATCCGGCGCTCAAGGTCTCTGGAGTCAAGGTACTTTATGGCGTCGATGTTCGTGTTGTATGCGAGAAGAACACCTCCAACATTCCCGATGTTCCCGCGAACTTTATC
This window of the Thermococcus thermotolerans genome carries:
- a CDS encoding ADP-specific glucokinase, whose translation is MSWDALYSSAFDKVRGNIGNVGGVLLAYNTNIDAIKYLDSRDLERRINSVGKDEVMRYSDEIPEKITSLEHLLGGILWSVRRGKAAELFVESCTVRFYMKRWGWDELRMGGQVGIMANLLGGVYGVPVIAHVPQLSRLQAELFKDGPIYVPKTEDGKLRLVHPKDFVGDEENCIHYIYEFPRGFRAFDFEAPRENRFIGSADDYNPNVYIRPEFTEHFEEIASNARLAIISGLQALTKKNYREPFEEMKRHLDVLERRNIPVHLEFAFTADETVRKALVDVLGSFHSIGLNEVELASIMEVVGEKPLAKKLLAHDPVDPLAVTEAMLKLAERTGVKRVHFHTYGYYLALTAYKGEFVRDALLFAALAAAAKAKLGDVRSIGDVVKAMNVPVNEKAKTVEAVLEEKYGMKNGIADVDGYQLSFVPTRIVKKPKSTVGIGDTISSSAFVGEFALRP